One region of Oxalobacteraceae bacterium OTU3CAMAD1 genomic DNA includes:
- a CDS encoding N-acetylmuramoyl-L-alanine amidase: protein MPSKPQIRPQHVSAESTPAVSRRTVLKAGATLMLSVTALATPLRASAAQILAVRVWPADDYTRVTLENDAVLKATHFIVKDPERMVVDIEGLELNPTLKSLVAKIQSNDPYIKQVRVGQNRPNVVRLVFDLKEEVRPQVFTLPPAGNYKDRLIFDLYPVKEVDPIAAMIEKGNWSSDGKPPPESSSAAAGSTPKGDMPPLKPGEAEMAANAPTPREQLEALKPDMKAEPRAELRDQVRTAEAQAKAAEKADKADKNNVVRMITIALDPGHGGEDPGASGKNGSKEKDIVLSIAKRLKAKLEEAPNMRVMLTRDGDYFVPLGKRVEKARKVQADLFVSIHADAFVQPSARGSSVFVLSEKGASSTAARWLADKENQADTIGGVNVKNHDRQLASVLFDLSTTAQINDSLKLGKSVLGEIGGINRLHKGSVEQAGFAVLKAPDIPSILIETAFISNPEEEAKLLDDGYQNQMANAIVKGIRRYFAKNPPLAKNRLT, encoded by the coding sequence ATGCCTTCAAAGCCTCAAATTCGCCCCCAACATGTGAGCGCGGAGTCCACTCCCGCCGTCTCGCGGCGCACCGTCCTGAAGGCCGGCGCCACCCTGATGCTGTCCGTGACAGCGCTCGCGACGCCGTTGCGCGCCAGCGCCGCGCAAATCCTCGCCGTGCGCGTGTGGCCGGCCGACGACTACACCCGCGTCACCCTGGAGAACGACGCCGTCCTCAAGGCCACCCACTTCATCGTCAAGGACCCGGAACGCATGGTCGTCGACATCGAAGGGCTGGAGCTCAATCCGACGCTCAAAAGCCTGGTCGCCAAGATCCAGTCCAACGACCCGTATATCAAGCAGGTGCGCGTGGGCCAGAACCGGCCCAACGTGGTGCGCCTGGTGTTCGACCTGAAGGAGGAAGTGCGGCCGCAGGTCTTCACGCTGCCGCCGGCCGGTAACTACAAGGACCGCCTGATCTTCGATCTGTATCCCGTCAAGGAAGTCGACCCGATCGCCGCGATGATCGAAAAGGGCAACTGGTCCAGCGACGGCAAGCCGCCGCCGGAATCGTCGTCGGCGGCCGCCGGCAGCACGCCGAAAGGCGACATGCCGCCGCTCAAACCGGGAGAGGCGGAGATGGCCGCCAACGCGCCAACGCCGCGCGAGCAGCTCGAAGCGCTCAAGCCGGACATGAAGGCCGAGCCGCGCGCCGAACTGCGCGACCAGGTCAGGACCGCCGAGGCGCAGGCCAAAGCCGCCGAAAAGGCCGACAAAGCGGACAAGAACAACGTCGTGCGGATGATCACCATCGCGCTCGATCCGGGCCACGGCGGCGAAGACCCCGGCGCCTCCGGCAAGAACGGCAGCAAGGAAAAGGACATCGTACTGTCCATCGCCAAGCGCCTCAAGGCCAAGCTGGAAGAGGCGCCCAACATGCGCGTGATGCTGACCCGCGATGGCGACTACTTCGTCCCGCTGGGCAAACGCGTGGAAAAAGCGCGCAAGGTGCAGGCCGACCTGTTCGTGTCGATCCACGCAGACGCCTTCGTGCAGCCGTCCGCGCGCGGCTCGTCGGTGTTCGTGCTGTCGGAAAAAGGCGCCAGTTCAACCGCCGCGCGCTGGCTGGCGGACAAGGAAAACCAGGCCGACACCATCGGCGGCGTCAACGTCAAGAACCACGACCGCCAGCTGGCCAGCGTGCTGTTCGACCTGTCCACCACGGCGCAGATCAACGACAGCCTGAAGCTGGGCAAATCGGTGCTGGGCGAGATCGGCGGCATCAACCGCCTGCACAAAGGATCGGTCGAGCAGGCCGGCTTCGCGGTGCTCAAGGCGCCCGACATTCCGTCCATCCTGATCGAGACGGCCTTCATCTCCAACCCGGAGGAGGAGGCCAAGCTGCTCGACGACGGCTACCAGAACCAGATGGCCAACGCCATCGTCAAAGGCATACGGCGCTATTTCGCCAAGAATCCGCCGCTGG
- the tsaE gene encoding tRNA (adenosine(37)-N6)-threonylcarbamoyltransferase complex ATPase subunit type 1 TsaE, with protein MQHFTAHLHDETATAALGSALARAIAPGLTIYLHGDLGAGKTALTRALLHAAGHAGTVKSPTYTLSEPYRIELGGRAVNVIHFDLYRMGSPEEFLDAGFREDFNGDNICIVEWPEKADRVLPPPDIDLYLTVAGNGRDVELQASTALGNSCLQSLKFAPNM; from the coding sequence ATGCAGCACTTCACAGCCCATCTCCACGACGAAACCGCGACCGCCGCCCTGGGCTCGGCCCTGGCGCGCGCGATTGCTCCGGGCCTGACGATCTACCTGCACGGCGACCTGGGGGCGGGCAAAACCGCCCTCACCCGCGCCCTGCTGCACGCGGCGGGCCACGCCGGCACCGTCAAAAGCCCGACATACACCTTGTCGGAACCATATCGAATTGAACTCGGCGGCCGCGCCGTGAACGTCATCCATTTCGACCTGTATCGCATGGGCAGCCCGGAGGAATTCCTCGACGCCGGCTTCCGCGAAGACTTCAACGGGGACAACATCTGCATCGTCGAATGGCCCGAAAAGGCCGACCGCGTGCTGCCTCCGCCCGATATCGACCTGTACCTGACCGTGGCCGGCAACGGCCGTGATGTAGAATTGCAGGCGTCCACCGCCCTGGGTAACTCATGCCTTCAAAGCCTCAAATTCGCCCCCAACATGTGA
- the queG gene encoding tRNA epoxyqueuosine(34) reductase QueG — translation MSLPESNLAELALSIKRWGVELGFAEIRITDIDLSHAEAGLRAWLDAGMHGEMDYMAAHGMMRARPAELVPGTVRVISARMNYLPREVETDTEAGPEAGQGDDWREQERRRLADPGAAVISVYARGRDYHKVLRARLQQLADKVKAEIGDFGYRVFTDSAPLMELPLAEKAGLGWRGKHTLLLSRTAGSMFFMGEFLVDLPLPVDPPTGAHCGQCSACIDICPTQAILGPGRLDARRCVSYLTIELKSAIPVELRPLIGNRVYGCDDCQTACPWNKFAQRAVLPDFDERHGFGSASMVELFSWSEEEFNRKMEGSPIRRIGHERWLRNLAVGLGNAAAAGAAGDAAIVGALTARLEHPSALVREHVEWALARHAEGSATLA, via the coding sequence ATGTCCTTGCCTGAATCCAATTTAGCCGAACTCGCCCTCAGCATCAAGCGCTGGGGTGTGGAGCTGGGCTTCGCCGAAATCCGCATCACCGACATCGACCTCAGTCACGCCGAGGCGGGCCTGCGGGCGTGGCTGGACGCCGGCATGCATGGTGAAATGGACTACATGGCCGCCCACGGCATGATGCGCGCCCGCCCGGCCGAACTGGTGCCCGGCACGGTGCGCGTGATCAGCGCGCGCATGAACTACCTGCCGAGGGAGGTGGAAACGGACACCGAAGCGGGCCCGGAGGCGGGCCAAGGGGACGACTGGCGCGAGCAAGAGCGGCGCCGGCTGGCCGATCCTGGCGCCGCCGTCATCTCGGTCTACGCGCGCGGCAGGGATTATCACAAGGTGCTGCGCGCCCGATTGCAGCAGCTGGCCGACAAGGTCAAGGCGGAAATCGGCGACTTCGGCTACCGCGTGTTCACCGATTCGGCGCCGCTGATGGAGCTGCCGCTGGCCGAGAAGGCGGGGCTGGGCTGGCGCGGCAAGCATACCTTGCTGCTTAGCCGCACCGCCGGCTCGATGTTCTTCATGGGCGAATTCCTGGTCGATTTGCCGCTGCCGGTGGACCCGCCCACCGGCGCCCATTGCGGCCAGTGCTCGGCGTGCATCGACATTTGCCCGACGCAGGCGATCCTGGGGCCGGGCCGGCTCGACGCCCGGCGCTGCGTGTCCTACCTGACGATTGAACTGAAAAGCGCGATCCCTGTGGAGCTGCGGCCCCTGATCGGCAATCGCGTCTACGGCTGCGACGACTGCCAGACCGCCTGCCCGTGGAACAAGTTCGCGCAGCGCGCGGTGCTGCCCGATTTCGACGAGCGCCATGGTTTCGGCAGCGCCTCGATGGTCGAGCTGTTCTCCTGGAGCGAGGAGGAGTTCAACCGCAAGATGGAAGGCAGTCCGATACGCCGCATCGGCCATGAGCGCTGGCTGCGCAACCTGGCGGTCGGCCTGGGTAACGCGGCGGCGGCCGGCGCCGCGGGCGACGCGGCCATCGTCGGCGCGCTCACGGCGCGCCTGGAGCACCCGTCGGCGCTGGTGCGCGAGCATGTCGAATGGGCGCTCGCCCGTCATGCCGAAGGCTCCGCGACACTAGCCTGA